One Cheilinus undulatus linkage group 22, ASM1832078v1, whole genome shotgun sequence DNA window includes the following coding sequences:
- the tp53 gene encoding cellular tumor antigen p53 — protein sequence MDSENLDSLTLSQTLPLSQDTFRQLWENVVTSMPTETDHAEEEWRETEGPMQLLLMNDQVLTDGFDETLFNLPEMSTKDGVTPPASIVPVTSDYPGDYDFQLRFQKSGTAKSVTSTYSEQLNKLYCQLAKTNPIEVLVSRQPPLGAVIRATAVYKKTEHVAEVVRRCPHHQNEDRASAAETSSHLIRVEGSERAQYFEDPNTKRQSVTVPYEPPQLGSEMTTILLKFMCNSSCMGGMNRRPILTILTLETPEGHVLGRRSFEVRVCACPGRDRKTEEENSSKQQNGTKETKKRKSAPAPDSSSTKKPKAASGTDEEEKEVYVLHVHGKERYEMLKKINDGLELLDKESKAKAKVTMKHELPLPSSGKRLLVKGEKSDSD from the exons ATGGATAGCGAAAACCTGGACAGCCTGACGCTGAGCCAGACCCTGCCTCTCAGCCAGGACACCTTCAGACAACTGTGGGAGAATGT GGTGACGTCCATGCCCACTGAGACTGACCATGCAGAGGAAGAATGGAGGGAAACTGAGGGACCCATGCAGCTGCTT CTCATGAACGATCAGGTGTTAACTGATGGTTTTGATGAAACCTTGTTTAACTTACCGGAAATGTCTACAAAAGACGGCGTGACTCCCCCTGCCTCCATAGTGCCAGTTACATCGGATTACCCAGGAGATTACGACTTCCAGCTGCGCTTCCAGAAATCTGGAACAGCCAAGTCTGTGACTTCAACC TACTCTGAACAGCTGAATAAACTCTATTGCCAGCTGGCAAAAACAAACCCGATTGAGGTGCTGGTGAGCAGGCAGCCTCCTTTAGGGGCTGTCATAAGGGCCACTGCAGTCTATAAAAAAACGGAGCATGTGGCCGAAGTCGTTCGGCGGTGCCCTCATCACCAAAACGAGGACCGTGCTTCAG CTGCAGAAACCAGCAGCCACTTGATTAGAGTGGAGGGCAGCGAGAGGGCTCAGTACTTTGAGGACCCCAACACGAAGAGGCAGAGCGTGACTGTCCCGTATGAGCCTCCACAG CTCGGCTCAGAGATGACCACAATTCTACTGAAATTTATGTGCAATAGTTCATGCATGGGTGGCATGAATCGCCGTCCTATCCTGACAATCCTGACCCTCGAGACTCCAGA GGGTCATGTCCTAGGCAGAAGGAGTTTCGAAGTGCGGGTTTGTGCCTGTCCAGGGCGTGACCGCAAGACCGAGGAAGAGAATAGCAGCAAGCAGCAGAATGGAACAAAGGAGACAAAAAAGAGAA AGAGCGCCCCGGCCCCTGATAGCAGCTCCACAAAGAAACCCAAAGCAGCATCAGGAACggatgaggaggagaaagaggttTACGTACTCCAT GTCCATGGGAAGGAGCGTTATGAAATGCTCAAAAAAATCAACGATGGCTTGGAGTTGCTTGATAAAGAAAG CAAAGCCAAGGCAAAAGTTACAATGAAACATGAACTCCCACTCCCTTCAAGTGGGAAGCGACTCCTCGTCAAAGGGGAGAAGAGTGACAGTGACTGA